One genomic segment of Clostridium saccharoperbutylacetonicum N1-4(HMT) includes these proteins:
- a CDS encoding DMT family transporter, translating to MEKYRKKAILYLVTASILWSIGGLFIKLVNWNPMAIAGARSGIAAIVMFLYLKKPVMHLGKTKLLGACTYSSLLIFFVTANKLTTSANAILLQFTAPIWVVLFSKIFLKEKIKKSDLAVIVFVMLGMTLFFIGDLGQGTIVGNFIAILSGISMAGVVIFLKLIKDGSPVEMTFLGNIITFIIAIPFFFQSVPSLNSILGILILGIFQLGVSYIFYTLAVKYVSPIEAILIPVLEPLLNPFWVFLFTGEIPGTYAFIGGLIVLTAISVRELCIKK from the coding sequence ATGGAAAAGTATCGAAAAAAAGCAATATTATATCTAGTAACAGCATCAATTTTATGGAGCATCGGAGGTTTATTTATCAAATTAGTCAACTGGAATCCTATGGCTATTGCTGGAGCACGTAGTGGTATTGCTGCAATAGTTATGTTTTTATACTTAAAAAAGCCAGTAATGCACTTAGGAAAGACAAAACTGTTAGGTGCATGCACGTATTCATCCCTCCTCATATTTTTTGTTACTGCTAATAAACTTACAACCTCAGCAAATGCAATACTTCTGCAATTTACAGCACCTATATGGGTAGTATTATTCTCAAAAATTTTCCTAAAGGAAAAAATCAAAAAATCTGATTTAGCCGTAATTGTTTTTGTTATGCTGGGAATGACTTTATTCTTTATAGGAGATTTAGGACAAGGTACTATTGTAGGAAATTTCATTGCAATACTCAGCGGTATCTCAATGGCTGGAGTTGTAATATTCTTAAAACTTATAAAAGATGGTTCTCCAGTAGAAATGACTTTCCTTGGAAATATAATTACATTCATTATAGCCATACCTTTCTTCTTTCAATCAGTTCCAAGCTTAAATAGCATTTTAGGAATATTAATTTTAGGAATATTCCAGTTAGGAGTTTCTTATATATTTTATACATTAGCTGTTAAATATGTTTCTCCAATTGAAGCAATTTTAATTCCTGTCCTAGAACCCTTACTTAATCCTTTCTGGGTATTTTTATTCACTGGTGAAATCCCTGGAACTTATGCCTTCATAGGAGGATTAATTGTACTTACCGCTATAAGTGTAAGAGAATTATGTATCAAAAAATAG
- a CDS encoding PLP-dependent aminotransferase family protein — protein MKKKYEIIIEHIEKLVENNELKQGERLPTIRALVNKFECNKSTIIRAYKEMEMNHRIYSIPKSGYYLVEKNNEENIENGIIDFSLVVPDSKLLPYKEFNHCINRAVELYKNDLFIYGDTEGFKSLRISLVNFFSEYQIFTSMEKICITSGSQQAISILSKMTFPNGKKNILVEQPTYSLVHKLVEMNGDKLIGINRDLSGINLEELENIFRNEDIKFFYTIPRLHNPLGTSYSEKEKRCIAELAEKYDVYIVEDDYLADLDKNKKSLPIYYYDIWERVVYLKSFSKTFMPGIRLGAVVLQEKLKSEFLKHKRYYDLSTSALEQGALEIYINSGMYKKHIKKIQFAYMKKMNYLKDCLKNIDTTGIQLFTPDTGFFIWIQFTTYVNIEEINKKLNEKGIYIAEGKEFFIGNNSRINGFRLCISKLTKNKIKLGVQILFEEIHKLI, from the coding sequence ATGAAAAAGAAATATGAAATTATCATAGAACATATTGAAAAACTTGTAGAGAATAATGAATTAAAGCAAGGGGAAAGATTACCTACAATACGAGCTTTGGTTAATAAGTTTGAGTGCAATAAGTCTACAATAATAAGAGCTTATAAAGAGATGGAAATGAATCATAGAATATACTCTATTCCCAAAAGTGGATATTATTTGGTGGAAAAGAACAATGAAGAGAATATTGAAAATGGGATTATTGATTTTTCATTGGTAGTTCCTGATTCTAAATTACTTCCATATAAAGAATTTAATCATTGTATAAATAGGGCAGTAGAATTATATAAAAATGATCTATTCATATATGGAGATACTGAAGGCTTTAAATCCTTGAGAATATCGCTAGTTAATTTTTTTTCAGAATATCAAATATTCACTTCAATGGAGAAAATATGTATTACTTCTGGTTCACAGCAAGCGATCAGTATTCTTTCTAAAATGACTTTTCCAAATGGAAAAAAGAATATTCTAGTTGAGCAACCAACCTATAGTCTTGTGCATAAATTAGTAGAAATGAATGGCGATAAGTTAATAGGAATAAATAGGGATCTTAGTGGCATAAATTTGGAGGAATTAGAGAATATCTTTAGAAATGAAGATATAAAGTTTTTCTATACAATTCCAAGGCTTCATAACCCATTAGGTACAAGCTATTCAGAAAAAGAAAAGAGATGCATTGCAGAATTAGCTGAAAAATATGATGTTTACATTGTTGAAGATGATTATTTAGCTGATTTAGATAAAAATAAAAAATCATTACCAATTTATTATTATGACATATGGGAACGAGTTGTATATTTAAAAAGCTTTTCTAAAACCTTTATGCCAGGAATAAGATTAGGAGCAGTTGTTCTTCAAGAAAAATTAAAAAGTGAATTTTTGAAACATAAGAGATATTATGATTTAAGCACTTCAGCATTAGAACAAGGGGCTTTAGAAATTTATATTAATAGCGGAATGTATAAAAAGCATATTAAAAAAATCCAATTTGCGTATATGAAAAAAATGAATTATTTAAAAGACTGCTTAAAAAATATAGATACAACGGGAATTCAATTATTTACTCCAGATACAGGATTTTTTATATGGATACAATTTACTACTTATGTAAATATAGAAGAAATAAATAAAAAATTAAATGAAAAAGGTATTTATATAGCAGAGGGAAAGGAATTTTTTATAGGGAATAATTCAAGAATAAATGGTTTTAGGTTGTGTATATCTAAACTTACAAAAAATAAGATAAAGTTAGGTGTACAGATATTATTTGAAGAGATACATAAATTAATTTAG
- a CDS encoding GNAT family N-acetyltransferase: MNNVYKCCPEFESEKFRLRFISVGDCDDLLKVYSDNKAVALFNSDNCDGDVFYYTTHERMKQALDYWKFEYDRKGFVRWSIIDKINNTVIGTIELFHRDAKDYFTNCGLLRLDLRSDYERKDTIINILNLIIDKTYSLFECNMIATKAIPIAKERINALNTLKFSSTENKLIGHDGTEYSSYYFKNK; encoded by the coding sequence ATGAATAATGTATATAAATGTTGTCCAGAATTTGAAAGTGAGAAATTTAGATTAAGATTTATTTCTGTAGGGGATTGTGATGATTTATTAAAAGTATATTCTGATAATAAAGCAGTAGCTTTATTTAATAGTGATAATTGTGATGGAGATGTTTTTTACTATACTACACATGAAAGAATGAAGCAGGCTCTTGATTATTGGAAATTTGAATATGATAGAAAGGGTTTTGTAAGATGGTCTATAATTGATAAAATAAATAACACTGTAATTGGAACTATAGAATTATTTCATAGAGATGCAAAAGATTATTTTACTAATTGCGGGCTTCTTCGCTTAGATTTGAGAAGTGATTATGAAAGAAAAGATACCATAATAAATATTTTAAATTTAATTATTGATAAAACTTATTCGTTGTTTGAATGTAACATGATCGCAACAAAAGCAATTCCTATTGCAAAGGAAAGGATAAATGCTTTGAATACCTTAAAATTTTCATCTACTGAAAATAAGTTGATAGGTCATGATGGGACTGAATATTCATCATATTATTTTAAGAATAAATAA
- a CDS encoding AraC family transcriptional regulator, whose product MSDFKSYVFNNINYVDIILYQFGSERCDSLHSFGPTVKNHYLFHYVLSGKGKLYPVIDNTNKKSAYSVKAGEGFLITPNIINTYEADKDDPWHYIWIEFEGLKAQRYLDEIGLSAKNPVFIPKEYTSENSIVENLMFLINNPESPDSAILGHVYLFFYALLENSSFYTAKKASNLQEFYVREAINFIEKNYNNNISVEDISRWCNLDRSYLGKIFKNTMKTTPQEFLIKYRLTKACEMLKDDSMSIREIAELTGYPNQFYFSRAFKEIYNMPPRQWRNQNNSKL is encoded by the coding sequence ATGTCTGACTTTAAAAGTTATGTTTTTAATAATATTAATTATGTAGATATTATCCTTTATCAATTTGGCTCTGAACGTTGCGATTCTTTGCATTCCTTTGGTCCAACCGTTAAAAATCATTATCTTTTTCACTATGTTTTATCTGGAAAAGGAAAACTTTATCCAGTAATTGATAATACAAACAAAAAATCTGCCTATTCAGTAAAAGCTGGAGAAGGCTTTTTAATAACGCCAAACATAATAAATACCTATGAAGCAGACAAGGACGACCCTTGGCATTATATTTGGATAGAATTTGAGGGGTTAAAAGCGCAACGGTATTTAGATGAAATAGGACTTTCAGCTAAAAATCCAGTCTTTATTCCAAAAGAATATACTTCTGAAAACTCTATTGTAGAAAACTTAATGTTTTTAATAAATAATCCAGAATCACCTGATTCTGCAATTTTAGGGCATGTTTATTTATTTTTCTATGCACTACTAGAAAATTCAAGTTTTTATACTGCAAAAAAGGCTAGCAATCTTCAGGAGTTCTATGTAAGAGAGGCCATTAATTTTATAGAAAAGAATTATAATAATAATATTTCAGTTGAAGACATTTCGAGATGGTGTAACTTAGACAGGAGTTACTTAGGAAAAATATTTAAAAATACTATGAAAACTACACCACAAGAATTTCTAATAAAATACAGGTTAACTAAGGCATGCGAAATGCTTAAAGATGATAGTATGTCGATTAGAGAAATTGCTGAACTGACGGGCTATCCAAATCAATTTTATTTTTCTAGGGCTTTTAAGGAAATTTATAATATGCCACCTAGACAATGGAGAAATCAAAATAACTCTAAGTTATAA
- a CDS encoding ABC transporter substrate-binding protein: protein MKKKIVSLLLASMMAITGLVGCGNSNTAATSGQDAAKASGGEDVHITYALWDSNQAKGIRKMADEFESKNKGIKIDLQVVGWSDYWTMLEAAATGGSLPDTFWMHSNEIYRYASNNMLMDLTDKINKSSEVKLSNYPEGLDKIYNLNSKQYAIPKDYDTIGLWYNKTMFDKAGISYPDETWTWDKLYEAAKKLTTGDGKQYGFLAPLHNQEGYYNFVYQNGGTIITDSKVSGYDNPKTIEAMKFYVKFVQDGLSPKIFDDAARAQAMQNGLCAMGFFGSWNLSGFAANDYMAKNFNVAVLPSANDGKRATIFNGLGNAISANTKHPEEAWKWVEYLSSKEGQTKQAELGVAISAYNGTADAWVNSNKTFNIKCFIDMVKYAQIRPYSNTTAKWEDKAYELLKGAFTGEKTVDDACKDTAKMMNDCLKEEK from the coding sequence ATGAAAAAGAAAATTGTTTCTTTATTATTAGCTAGTATGATGGCTATTACAGGGTTAGTTGGATGTGGTAATTCAAATACAGCAGCAACTAGTGGACAAGATGCGGCAAAAGCATCTGGTGGCGAAGATGTTCATATTACTTATGCTCTTTGGGATTCTAACCAAGCAAAAGGTATTAGAAAAATGGCAGATGAATTTGAAAGTAAAAATAAAGGTATAAAAATTGATTTACAAGTTGTTGGCTGGAGTGATTATTGGACAATGCTTGAAGCAGCGGCAACAGGGGGATCACTTCCAGATACTTTCTGGATGCATTCAAATGAAATTTATAGATATGCTTCTAATAACATGCTTATGGATTTAACAGACAAAATAAACAAGAGCAGCGAAGTTAAATTATCAAATTATCCAGAAGGCTTAGATAAAATATACAATTTAAATAGTAAGCAATACGCTATTCCAAAAGACTACGACACTATAGGACTTTGGTATAACAAAACAATGTTTGATAAAGCAGGAATTTCTTACCCAGATGAAACTTGGACTTGGGATAAATTATATGAAGCAGCTAAAAAATTAACAACAGGAGATGGAAAGCAATATGGTTTCTTAGCTCCACTTCATAATCAAGAAGGGTATTACAATTTCGTTTATCAAAATGGAGGAACAATTATAACTGATAGTAAAGTATCAGGATATGATAATCCTAAGACAATAGAAGCAATGAAATTTTATGTGAAATTTGTACAAGATGGTTTGTCACCTAAAATTTTTGATGATGCAGCACGTGCACAAGCAATGCAAAATGGATTATGTGCAATGGGATTCTTTGGTTCATGGAATTTAAGTGGCTTTGCAGCAAATGATTATATGGCTAAAAACTTTAATGTTGCAGTATTACCTTCAGCAAATGATGGGAAGAGAGCAACCATATTTAATGGACTTGGAAATGCAATTTCAGCTAATACAAAGCATCCAGAAGAGGCTTGGAAATGGGTTGAATATTTAAGCTCAAAAGAAGGACAAACAAAACAAGCTGAGCTTGGAGTAGCAATTTCAGCATACAATGGAACAGCAGATGCATGGGTAAATTCTAATAAGACCTTTAATATTAAGTGTTTCATTGATATGGTTAAGTATGCACAAATAAGACCATACTCAAATACAACTGCAAAATGGGAAGATAAAGCTTATGAATTATTAAAAGGTGCATTTACTGGAGAAAAGACAGTAGATGATGCATGTAAGGATACAGCTAAGATGATGAATGATTGCTTAAAGGAAGAGAAATAA
- a CDS encoding carbohydrate ABC transporter permease, whose protein sequence is MVKDITMQDIKIKTKKPSKQTVNEWKWGYALVAPTIIGLIVLNIIPIVQTLYLSFFKSGDFGKGNIFVGLSNYTKMFGDVQVWHAVGNTLKYTLIVVPVTVVIAMILAVLLNSKIKGKGMYRTIYFIPMVAAPAAVTMVWKWLYNSQFGLINYMLSKIGVAPLNWIDDPGIALYSIAIIGIWSTVGYSMVLLIAGLQEIPKDYYEASSIDGAKPVRQFFNITLPLVSPTLFFVVVTSIIQAMQVFDVIYMMIDVTSPAYDKTVSLVYLFYNNSFKYADKGYGSAIVMLLLAIIMIITVFQMKAQKKWVNYM, encoded by the coding sequence ATGGTAAAGGATATAACAATGCAAGATATAAAAATAAAAACAAAAAAACCATCTAAACAAACCGTAAATGAATGGAAATGGGGATATGCATTAGTTGCACCTACTATTATTGGACTTATAGTTTTAAATATCATTCCAATTGTTCAAACTTTGTATCTAAGTTTTTTTAAAAGTGGCGATTTTGGAAAAGGAAATATATTTGTTGGTTTAAGCAATTATACGAAGATGTTCGGTGATGTTCAAGTATGGCATGCAGTAGGAAATACTTTAAAATATACACTTATAGTTGTCCCAGTAACAGTAGTTATAGCAATGATATTAGCAGTATTATTAAATTCTAAAATTAAAGGAAAAGGCATGTACAGAACTATATATTTTATCCCAATGGTTGCAGCTCCAGCAGCAGTAACTATGGTTTGGAAATGGTTATATAATAGTCAATTTGGACTTATTAATTATATGCTTTCTAAAATTGGAGTAGCTCCTTTAAATTGGATTGACGATCCTGGCATTGCTCTTTACTCTATAGCAATAATAGGAATATGGAGTACAGTTGGTTACAGTATGGTATTACTTATTGCAGGACTTCAAGAAATACCTAAAGATTATTATGAGGCATCTAGTATTGATGGAGCAAAACCAGTGAGACAATTTTTTAATATTACCTTGCCACTAGTATCGCCAACTTTATTTTTCGTTGTTGTTACTAGTATAATTCAGGCAATGCAGGTATTTGATGTTATTTATATGATGATAGATGTAACCAGTCCTGCATATGATAAAACTGTTTCATTAGTTTACTTATTCTATAACAATTCATTTAAATATGCAGATAAAGGCTATGGGTCTGCAATTGTAATGTTGCTTCTTGCAATCATAATGATAATAACAGTATTTCAAATGAAAGCACAAAAGAAGTGGGTTAATTATATGTAG
- a CDS encoding carbohydrate ABC transporter permease, producing MTSINRKMNTSKLFIHLFLIVGVVIMILPFVWMVLTSFKTVSESTSMNPFVIFPSEWKVENYLEAIRQNDFIILYFNTFAMMALRIICSVGFSAMAAYAFARLKFPGRDFLFGIVLFQMMVPVQLFIIPQYLMVDKIGMRNTVFALLFPGLVSAFGTFLLRQFFMGIPKELEESARLDGCNIGQTFVKVMLPLTKSGLVALGIFTALFAFKDLMWPLIVNSSADAATLSSALAKIQSAYSVNYPQLMAASVLAIWPMLAIYIVFQKQFIEGIATSGGKL from the coding sequence ATGACTAGTATAAATAGAAAAATGAACACGTCAAAATTATTTATACACTTATTTTTGATAGTTGGAGTGGTAATTATGATATTGCCCTTTGTTTGGATGGTGTTAACATCCTTTAAAACGGTGTCTGAATCTACTTCAATGAATCCTTTTGTTATTTTTCCCTCTGAGTGGAAGGTAGAAAATTATTTAGAAGCAATACGTCAAAATGATTTTATTATATTATATTTTAATACCTTTGCAATGATGGCTTTAAGAATTATTTGTTCTGTGGGCTTTAGTGCTATGGCAGCTTATGCTTTTGCGAGGTTAAAGTTTCCAGGAAGAGATTTTTTGTTTGGAATAGTATTATTTCAAATGATGGTCCCAGTTCAGCTTTTTATAATACCACAATATTTGATGGTAGATAAAATTGGAATGAGAAATACAGTATTTGCGCTTCTTTTTCCAGGTCTTGTTAGTGCCTTTGGTACATTTTTGCTAAGGCAATTCTTTATGGGAATTCCAAAGGAATTAGAAGAATCAGCAAGATTAGATGGCTGCAATATAGGACAAACTTTTGTGAAAGTAATGTTGCCACTTACAAAATCAGGGTTGGTTGCACTTGGAATCTTTACAGCATTATTTGCATTTAAAGATTTAATGTGGCCATTAATTGTTAACTCAAGTGCTGATGCAGCAACTTTATCTTCAGCTCTAGCAAAAATTCAAAGTGCATATTCAGTAAACTACCCTCAGCTTATGGCAGCATCAGTACTTGCTATTTGGCCAATGCTTGCAATTTATATTGTGTTCCAAAAGCAATTTATAGAAGGTATTGCAACGTCAGGAGGAAAACTATAG
- a CDS encoding alpha-galactosidase, with protein MAIKYSEKSREFHLYNKEISYIIKILDNNQLGNLYYGKRIHHKESFSYLLEGGMRPLAAYVFEGDTNFSLQHTRQEYPSYGTTDFRYPAFEIKQKNGSKITCFEFEAYNIFKGKKKLEKLPATYVENEIEAQTLEIILYDKLIKTRLVLSYTIYKDLPVIARNAKFLHEGKEEIVLTKAMSCSLDLPDYDYEMVHLAGAWSRERHVKIKSLEQGVQSIYSLRGTSSAEHNPFIALKRPNTTEFEGEVYGLSLVYSGNFLGEVLVDTHGTSRIMLGIHPNMFEWRLKENERFQTPEVVMVYSDKGLNGMSQVYHKLYRSRLARGFWRDKVRPILINNWEATSFDFNEERILKIAKAAKDLGIELFVLDDGWFGERNNDKAGLGDWYVNTKKLPAGIVGLSKKIEEIGMKFGLWFEPEMVNKDSKLYRSHPDWIIHTPNRTASHCRNQYILDFSRKEVIDYIYEAMSKVLREASISYVKWDMNRYMTECYSVVKIAENQGKVMHEYILGVYSLYEKLTSEFPYILFESCSSGGARFDPGILYYAPQGWTSDNTDAVERMKIQYGTSFVYPISSMGAHVSEVPNQQVFRTTPLETRAKVAYFGAFGYELDLNNLSKKEREIVKRQVEFMKAKRELIQKGIFYRLVSPFENNINSWMVVAEDKSEAVVGYYKILNTANDGFKRIKLQGLDSNKKYYINEDKQNAFFGDELMFAGIPVKQEELCNNGGDFSSIIYYLKEE; from the coding sequence ATGGCAATTAAATACAGCGAAAAATCTAGAGAATTTCATTTATATAATAAAGAAATAAGCTATATTATAAAAATATTAGATAATAACCAATTGGGAAATTTGTATTATGGAAAAAGAATTCATCATAAAGAATCTTTTTCATATCTTTTAGAAGGGGGAATGCGTCCATTAGCAGCATATGTATTTGAAGGTGATACTAACTTTTCACTTCAACATACAAGACAAGAATATCCCTCTTATGGTACAACAGACTTTAGATATCCTGCCTTTGAAATAAAGCAGAAGAATGGAAGTAAGATAACTTGTTTTGAATTTGAGGCATATAACATTTTTAAAGGTAAAAAGAAGCTGGAGAAACTTCCTGCGACTTACGTTGAAAATGAAATTGAAGCACAAACCTTAGAAATAATATTGTACGATAAGCTTATAAAAACAAGATTAGTTTTAAGTTATACTATTTACAAGGATTTACCTGTTATAGCAAGGAATGCGAAATTTCTGCATGAAGGAAAAGAAGAAATTGTTTTGACAAAAGCGATGAGCTGCAGTTTAGATCTGCCAGATTATGATTATGAAATGGTACATTTAGCGGGAGCTTGGAGTAGGGAAAGACATGTGAAAATTAAAAGTTTAGAACAAGGAGTTCAATCAATTTATAGCTTAAGAGGTACAAGTAGCGCAGAACATAATCCTTTTATAGCATTAAAAAGACCAAATACAACTGAATTTGAAGGTGAAGTTTATGGCCTTAGCTTAGTTTATAGTGGTAATTTTTTAGGCGAAGTATTGGTAGATACTCATGGCACCTCAAGAATTATGTTAGGAATTCATCCTAATATGTTTGAATGGAGATTAAAGGAAAATGAAAGATTTCAAACGCCAGAAGTTGTAATGGTTTATTCAGATAAAGGCTTAAATGGAATGAGTCAAGTTTACCATAAATTATATAGATCAAGACTAGCAAGGGGATTTTGGAGAGATAAGGTGCGTCCAATCTTAATAAATAACTGGGAAGCTACGTCCTTTGATTTTAATGAGGAAAGAATACTTAAGATTGCTAAAGCTGCAAAAGACCTTGGAATAGAGTTATTTGTATTAGATGATGGATGGTTTGGAGAGCGTAATAATGATAAAGCTGGTCTAGGAGATTGGTATGTAAATACTAAAAAACTTCCTGCTGGAATAGTTGGACTTTCAAAGAAAATTGAAGAAATAGGAATGAAGTTCGGGCTTTGGTTTGAGCCTGAGATGGTTAATAAAGATAGTAAGTTATATAGAAGTCATCCTGATTGGATTATTCATACACCAAATAGAACAGCATCTCATTGTAGAAATCAATATATATTAGATTTTTCTAGAAAAGAAGTAATTGATTATATATATGAAGCTATGTCAAAGGTATTGCGTGAAGCGTCAATATCATATGTAAAATGGGATATGAATAGATATATGACTGAATGTTACAGCGTTGTTAAAATAGCAGAAAATCAAGGCAAAGTAATGCATGAATATATTTTAGGGGTGTATTCCTTATATGAAAAATTAACCTCTGAATTCCCATATATTTTATTTGAGTCATGTTCAAGTGGTGGTGCAAGATTTGATCCAGGAATACTTTATTATGCGCCACAAGGCTGGACAAGTGATAATACAGATGCAGTTGAAAGGATGAAAATACAATATGGAACTTCTTTTGTATATCCAATAAGTAGCATGGGAGCACATGTATCTGAAGTGCCAAATCAGCAGGTGTTTAGAACAACTCCCCTTGAAACTAGAGCAAAGGTAGCATACTTTGGTGCTTTTGGATATGAGTTGGATTTGAATAATTTATCAAAGAAAGAAAGAGAAATAGTAAAAAGGCAAGTTGAATTTATGAAAGCTAAGAGGGAACTAATTCAAAAAGGAATTTTTTATAGATTGGTAAGTCCTTTTGAAAACAATATAAATTCTTGGATGGTTGTGGCAGAAGATAAATCTGAAGCAGTAGTAGGGTATTATAAAATACTGAATACAGCAAATGACGGGTTTAAGAGAATTAAATTGCAAGGGTTAGATTCAAACAAAAAATATTATATTAATGAAGATAAACAAAATGCATTTTTTGGCGATGAATTGATGTTTGCAGGAATACCAGTAAAGCAAGAAGAGCTTTGTAACAATGGTGGAGATTTTTCATCAATTATATATTATTTAAAAGAAGAATAA
- a CDS encoding GH39 family glycosyl hydrolase, translating into MKKVLAKVLCLSIMVVLAPTSGIKASAASSINVDCGSVLRNATHCASGSLYGMTETKPADVSGLVAPLNPYVMRNPARGGSGNQHSFGAAIPVSGKLASVPSAKVSIDLADMLPGWPYKWPGMTSWINQVNSFISDKKASGRNNYYGYEIWNEPDGTWNTANGSFNDMWKQTYNAIRANDPSAKIIGPCYSYYNRTSLSSFLSFCKTNNCLPDIISWHELSGIEGVSSHLRDYRNLEKSLGIGTLPISINEYCDANHDLEGQPGSSARFIGKFERYKVDSACITWWFVPSPGRLGSLLATDTQKGAGWYFYKWYGDMNGKMVSVTPPNDDSNLVDGAACVDSTNKSISFIFGGPNDGTISTTIKNLPSFITSTASVKIEKIDWVSKDTVSSGPSTISTTNYPVVNGQITVNLTGCNNSSGYRIYVTPATSGK; encoded by the coding sequence ATGAAAAAAGTTTTAGCAAAAGTTTTGTGTCTATCTATAATGGTAGTATTGGCGCCTACATCAGGAATAAAAGCGTCAGCAGCTAGTTCTATTAATGTTGACTGTGGAAGTGTACTTAGGAATGCAACGCATTGTGCAAGTGGATCTCTTTATGGAATGACTGAAACTAAACCAGCGGATGTTAGTGGTCTTGTAGCTCCACTTAATCCATATGTAATGAGAAATCCTGCTAGAGGGGGTTCTGGAAATCAGCATAGTTTTGGTGCTGCAATACCTGTTTCAGGAAAGCTTGCCTCAGTTCCAAGTGCTAAGGTATCAATTGATCTAGCAGATATGCTTCCAGGTTGGCCATATAAATGGCCAGGTATGACAAGTTGGATTAATCAAGTGAATTCCTTTATTTCTGATAAGAAAGCATCTGGTAGAAATAATTATTATGGTTATGAAATATGGAATGAACCAGATGGTACCTGGAACACAGCTAATGGAAGCTTTAATGATATGTGGAAACAAACTTATAATGCTATTCGTGCTAACGATCCAAGTGCTAAAATAATAGGTCCTTGTTACAGTTATTATAATCGTACTAGCCTTAGTAGCTTTCTAAGTTTCTGCAAAACAAATAATTGTCTCCCTGATATAATAAGTTGGCATGAACTTAGTGGAATAGAAGGAGTATCATCACATTTAAGAGATTATAGGAATTTAGAAAAATCATTAGGTATAGGAACATTACCAATTAGTATAAATGAATATTGTGATGCAAACCATGACCTTGAAGGGCAACCAGGATCATCAGCTCGCTTTATAGGAAAATTTGAGCGTTATAAAGTTGATAGTGCATGTATAACATGGTGGTTTGTTCCATCACCAGGTAGATTGGGAAGTCTTCTTGCAACTGATACTCAAAAGGGTGCAGGTTGGTATTTCTACAAATGGTATGGAGATATGAATGGAAAAATGGTAAGTGTAACACCACCAAATGATGATAGCAATCTTGTTGATGGAGCTGCATGTGTTGATTCAACAAATAAGTCTATCAGTTTTATTTTCGGTGGACCAAATGATGGTACTATAAGCACAACAATAAAGAATCTTCCATCCTTTATTACATCTACAGCATCAGTTAAGATAGAGAAGATTGATTGGGTAAGTAAAGATACTGTATCTTCAGGGCCTTCAACAATTTCAACTACTAATTATCCAGTGGTTAATGGACAGATTACAGTAAATCTAACAGGTTGCAACAATAGTTCAGGCTATCGTATTTATGTTACTCCAGCAACCAGTGGCAAATAA